A region from the Malus domestica chromosome 07, GDT2T_hap1 genome encodes:
- the LOC103435475 gene encoding serine/threonine-protein phosphatase PP1 isozyme 4 — translation MASQGQGAMDPAVLDDIIRRLTEVRLARPGKQVQLSESEIKQLCVASREIFLQQPNLLELEAPIKICGDIHGQYSDLLRLFEYGGFPPSANYLFLGDYVDRGKQSLETICLLLAYKIKYPENFFLLRGNHECASINRIYGFYDECKRRFNVRLWKSFTDSFNCLPVAALIDDKILCMHGGLSPDLTNLDQIRNLSRPTAVPDTGLLCDLLWSDPGRDVKGWGMNDRGVSYTFGPDKVAEFLTNHDLDLVCRAHQVVEDGYEFFADRQLVTIFSAPNYCGEFDNAGAMMSVDENLMCSFQILKPAEKKAKFMMSTKM, via the exons ATGGCATCGCAGGGGCAGGGAGCGATGGACCCTGCCGTGCTCGACGACATAATCAGGCGGCTCACCGAGGTCCGACTGGCCAGGCCGGGGAAGCAGGTTCAGCTCTCGGAGTCGGAGATCAAACAGCTCTGTGTCGCTTCCAGGGAAATCTTTCTTCAGCAGCCCAATTTGCTCGAGCTTGAGGCCCCAATCAAAATTTGCG GTGACATTCATGGGCAATACAGTGACCTTTTAAGGCTCTTTGAATATGGTGGTTTTCCCCCTAGTGCAAATTATCTGTTCCTAGGTGACTATGTGGATCGTGGCAAGCAGAGTTTAGAAACAATATGCCTCCTGCTCGCCTATAAAATTAAGTATCCAGAGAACTTCTTTCTGCTGAGAGGAAATCATGAATGTGCTTCTATTAATCGTATATATGGATTCTATGATGAGTGCAAGAGGCGATTTAACGTGAGACTTTGGAAATCCTTCACGGACAGCTTTAACTGTCTTCCTGTGGCAGCTCTTATAGATGACAAAATTTTATGCATGCATGGTGGTCTTTCCCCTGATTTGACAAACTTGGATCAGATCAGAAACTTATCTCGTCCAACTGCTGTTCCTGATACTGGATTGCTTTGCGATTTGCTCTGGTCAGATCCTGGTAGAGATGTTAAGGGATGGGGAATGAATGACAGAGGAGTCTCATATACATTCGGCCCTGATAAGGTGGCAGAATTTTTAACGAATCATGATTTGGACCTTGTTTGTCGTGCCCATCAG GTTGTGGAAGATGGTTATGAATTCTTTGCGGACAGGCAACTTGTTACAATTTTTTCAGCTCCCAACTACTGTGGTGAGTTTGACAATGCTGGTGCGATGATGAGTGTAGATGAAAACTTAATGTGCTCTTTCCAGATTCTTAAGCCAGCTGAGAAAAAAGCCAAGTTCATGATGTCAACAAAAATGTGA